In one Lolium rigidum isolate FL_2022 chromosome 3, APGP_CSIRO_Lrig_0.1, whole genome shotgun sequence genomic region, the following are encoded:
- the LOC124697801 gene encoding putative F-box/LRR-repeat protein 23, producing MDAATPPVQEEPPARDWSLLPLDVLCSVFVMLGAVDVLTVMGAGFVCRSWLEAAKLPDVWRVVDMENHDALLGKDESVLCMMAKAAVDRSDGQLRVFAGMRFVSHELVKYIVERSPSLTTLRLVSCSDVFSKPLTRAMRESPLMELRSLELDNAYITVEELTDFLDNCPVLEVLRVWNCFVANDEEEHALRSKFARIKTMTLECDEEFRFRYGSDFEWDDYDFEHHVPDFEDERTDPGSL from the coding sequence ATGGACGCTGCAACACCGCCGGTGCAGGAGGAGCCGCCGGCGAGGGACTGGTCGCTTCTGCCCCTCGACGTGCTCTGTTCGGTCTTTGTCATGCTCGGCGCCGTCGACGTCCTCACGGTCATGGGCGCTGGCTTCGTCTGCCGTTCGTGGCTCGAGGCGGCGAAGCTTCCTGACGTGTGGCGTGTCGTGGACATGGAGAACCACGATGCCCTGCTCGGCAAGGATGAATCCGTCCTGTGCATGATGGCGAAGGCGGCCGTCGACCGCTCCGATGGACAGCTTCGAGTGTTCGCCGGGATGCGGTTTGTCAGCCATGAGCTCGTAAAGTACATCGTGGAAAGGTCCCCGTCCCTTACTACCCTTCGCCTTGTATCCTGCTCcgatgtgttcagcaaaccgcttACCAGGGCGATGAGAGAGTCGCCTCTGATGGAGCTCCGTTCCCTTGAACTTGACAACGCTTACATCACCGTGGAAGAGCTGACTGACTTCCTTGATAACTGCCCTGTACTGGAGGTTCTTCGCGTGTGGAACTGCTTCGTGGCCAACGACGAGGAGGAACATGCCCTGCGATCGAAATTCGCCCGGATCAAGACCATGACGCTCGAGTGTGACGAGGAATTCCGCTTCCGCTACGGTTCCGATTTCGAGTGGGATGATTATGACTTCGAGCACCACGTTCCTGATTTTGAAGATGAGAGGACTGATCCTGGTTCACTGTGA
- the LOC124697802 gene encoding F-box protein SKIP19-like, giving the protein MDAAAPPPSAPEEPPARDWSLLPLDVLASVFVRLTAVDVLRGAGLVCRSWLQAAKVPDVWRVVDMGYHNIMFKYDKKERADLCAMAKAAVDRSDGQLREFAGRSFVTDELMQYMVERSPSLTTLRLVQCWKIHCWKVFSARLDGVITKSPLSKLRSLELDNIDLLVEELIAILENCPVLEVLTVRDCLGMDEEDEPVLRAKCARIKTLTYDCVGECIGEDWYDYGSWSYA; this is encoded by the exons ATGGacgccgctgcgccgccgccatcCGCGCCGGAGGAGCCGCCAGCCAGGGACTGGTCGCTCCTGCCCCTCGACGTGCTTGCCTCAGTATTCGTCAGGCTCACCGCAGTAGACGTCCTCAGGGGCGCCGGCCTCGTGTGCCGCTCCTGGCTCCAAGCCGCCAAGGTGCCAGACGTGTGGCGTGTCGTGGACATGGGGTACCACAATATCATGTTCAAGTACGACAAGAAGGAACGTGCTGACTTATGCGCGATGGCGAAAGCAGCCGTCGACCGTTCCGATGGACAGCTTCGGGAGTTTGCCGGGAGGTCGTTTGTCACCGACGAGCTCATGCAGTACATGGTGGAAAG GTCACCTTCGCTGACTACCCTTCGGCTTGTACAATGTTGGAAGATACACTGTTGGAAGGTCTTTAGTGCACGACTTGACGGTGTTATAACAAAGTCACCTCTGAGCAAGCTCCGGTCCCTTGAACTTGACAACATTGACCTCCTCGTGGAAGAACTAATCGCCATCCTTGAGAATTGTCCGGTCCTAGAGGTTCTTACGGTGCGTGATTGCTTAGGgatggacgaggaagacgagccGGTCCTGCGAGCTAAGTGTGCCCGTATCAAGACCCTGACATACGACTGTGTTGGTGAGTGCATTGGTGAAGACTGGTACGACTATGGGTCTTGGAGCTATGCATGA